ACGCCCAGCGTCACCAGCGCGCCGTTGACGTAGACCTTGCCGCGCCCGGTGCGCCCGAGCACGCGGCGCACGAGCACCTCTTCTCCCAGGTCCGGGAGGCCCAGTTCCTCCAGGCGCGAGGCCAGCACCGGCGTCCGGGCGAACACGCCCTCCACCGCCGCGTCCTCGCAGCCCGCACGGATGACGTCCGCATCCGCCCTGCCCCCGAGCAGGAGGCCCAGCGCGTCCACGAGAATGGACTTGCCGGCACCCGTCTCACCCGTGAGGACGGTGAGGCCCGCGCCGAACGCGACCTCCACCTCCTCAATCACCGCAACGTTCGTAATCCGAAGACCCAGCAGCACCTGCGCCCTCCGCGGTCCGTACGACGGCCCCAACACCTGAACACCCTAGCAGGTCTTGCTGACACTGCACAGGTGTTCGGGTCGTGCGGACGGTGGGAGAGCGAGTGGGAGGGCGTGGCCTGTTGGCGCCACAACCCTCCTCCCACTCACAGGTCGCATCAGATTTCGGTGAACAGCTCCTGGATGTCCTGTTCGGTGAGGTTTCTGCCCATGTCGTCCCCGTCCGTGCCGAGCACGCCGGCGGCGAGGTCGCGCTTGCGGCGCTGGAGGCTGAGGATCTTCTCCTCCACCGTGCCGCGCGTAATGAGCTTGTAGCTGATGACCGCGCGCGTCTGACCGATGCGGTGCGTACGGTCCGTGGCCTGATCCTCCACCGCGGGGTTCCACCACGGGTCGAAGTGGATGACGTAGTCCGCGGCGGTGAGGTTCAAGCCGGTGCCGCCCGCCTTGAGGCTGATGAAGAAGAGCGGCGGACCGTCAGGGCGGTTGTACTCGTCCACCTTGCCCATGCGGTCCTTGGTGCGGCCGTCCAGGTAGAGGTAGCGCAGGCCGCGCTTGTCGGCCTCCTGCTTCAACAGCTCCAGCATCTCCGTGAACTGGCTGAAGACGAGCGCGCGGTGGCCTTCCGCCACCAGGTCGTCCACCAGCTCCATGAAGCGCTCGAGCTTCGCGCTCGACGGCAGGAGCGTGCCGGGAGGCATCTTGAGCAGGCGTGGATCGCAGCACACCTGACGCAGGCGCATGAGCGCCGCGAGGATGGACACGCGGCTCCTCTTGAAGCCCACCTTCTCGATGGACTCGTGCACCTTGCGGCGGCTCTCCTCCAGCACCTCGCGGTAGAGCGCGGCCTGGCCGGGCTCCATCTCGCACCACGCGACGCTCTCCGTCTTCGGCGGCAGGTCCTTGGCCACCTCCGTCTTGAGGCGGCGCATGATGAAGGGCTGGATGCGCCGTCGCAGCCGGTCCTTCGCGGTGGCGTCGTTGGCCACCTGGATGGGCTGCTCGTAGCGGTCGCCGAAGCCTTCCGCGCTGCCCAGGAACCCGGGCATGAGGAAGTCGAAGATGCTCCAGAGCTCCGACAGCCGGTTCTCCAGCGGCGTACCGGTGAGCGCGAGGCGCGTCTCGCTGGGCAGCGACTTGCACGCCTGCGCGGTGGCGCTGTCCGCGTTCTTGATGTTCTGCGCCTCGTCCAGGATGACGTAGCGGAAGCCCACCTGGGACAGCTGCTCCAGGTCGCGGCGCACCAGCGCGTACGACGTGAGCACCAGGTCCATGTCCTTCAGGTCCTCCGCGCGCTCGCGGCGGTCCTGCCCGTGCCACACCATGGCCTTGAGGCCCGGCGTGAAGCGCTCGGCCTCGCGCTCCCAGTTGGCGAGCACGCTCGTGGGCGCGACCACCAGGGACGGCTTGCGGCCCTCGTCGTTGGCCACCTTCTGCATGAGGCTCAGGGACTGGATGGTCTTTCCCAGACCCATGTCGTCCGCGAGGATGCCGGACAGCCCGTGGCGCCGCAGGAACCAGAGCCAGGACAGGCCCGCCTCCTGGTAGTGGCGCAGCGTGGCCTGGAGTCCTTCCGGCACGGCCACCTTCGGCACGCCGGAGGACTCGCGCAGGGCGAGCATGGCCTGACGGGCCTTGGCCTCCACCTCGGTGAACTCGCCCAGGTCCGCGAGCAGGTCCAGGGCCACCGCCTGGTGCAGGGGCAGCCGCGTGCGGGTGCGGCCCGGCATGGCGCCGGCCTCCTCCAGGAGGTCCGCCACGCGCTTGATCTCCGCGACGTCCGCCTCCGCGAAGGAGCCGTCCTTCAGCGGGATGAACTTGCGGCCGGAGTCCAGCCACATGCGCACGGCGCCCAGGTCCACGGCCTGGTCGTCGGTGACGAACTCCGCGTCCAGGTCGAACCACTGCACGCCGCTCATGCCCACGCGGATGCGCGGCTTGAGCTTCGGGCGCAGCCGGACCTTCGGCGCCTGCACGCCGTAGCGCTCCCACTCCGCGGGGAGGCTGGCCAGGCCGCGCGCCCAGAACTCCAGGGCCACGTCACCCGTCGCGTCGAAGGCCTGC
This window of the Corallococcus macrosporus genome carries:
- a CDS encoding SNF2-related protein, translating into MQAVQTTADTRDPLSPQDGLWLRALKAEVQPATFKKGREVAEGRRVFGLTREPERIRAQVAGPSGERYDVALIPGEGKVVSSCTCPVWNTTGPHCEHVVAVALIYAARFRPPPPPQKAAPPPPPPEPEDMAPDDEVEIPGGAAPGMDGVSLPALAKVESWLGLSSLPDYEFLYRLTPASTGAGGTNGRHWVVDVRRQDAQTKGPVHVKRLLQAGSRIAPADERIFMVLSRHEHRYDSRIVLSDEDLCEVLELLRQRRVIYRGTPLVYMDQPVRPQIHLESRPDGATAQIELLFPDGVGYPLKDVIVLAGRRTYVIQAQNLHAVEPDFPPRLLRKWLLEPTMAFPAGQLDRVLTFFAAHLPRFRMSLKADDIEVDEAVEPRFVVTLEGAAERVKVQLAARYGQTTVAVSPTATHLGYASGVGEDARKLYRRRDEVERAAGKLLLDLGLRFDQAAQAFDATGDVALEFWARGLASLPAEWERYGVQAPKVRLRPKLKPRIRVGMSGVQWFDLDAEFVTDDQAVDLGAVRMWLDSGRKFIPLKDGSFAEADVAEIKRVADLLEEAGAMPGRTRTRLPLHQAVALDLLADLGEFTEVEAKARQAMLALRESSGVPKVAVPEGLQATLRHYQEAGLSWLWFLRRHGLSGILADDMGLGKTIQSLSLMQKVANDEGRKPSLVVAPTSVLANWEREAERFTPGLKAMVWHGQDRRERAEDLKDMDLVLTSYALVRRDLEQLSQVGFRYVILDEAQNIKNADSATAQACKSLPSETRLALTGTPLENRLSELWSIFDFLMPGFLGSAEGFGDRYEQPIQVANDATAKDRLRRRIQPFIMRRLKTEVAKDLPPKTESVAWCEMEPGQAALYREVLEESRRKVHESIEKVGFKRSRVSILAALMRLRQVCCDPRLLKMPPGTLLPSSAKLERFMELVDDLVAEGHRALVFSQFTEMLELLKQEADKRGLRYLYLDGRTKDRMGKVDEYNRPDGPPLFFISLKAGGTGLNLTAADYVIHFDPWWNPAVEDQATDRTHRIGQTRAVISYKLITRGTVEEKILSLQRRKRDLAAGVLGTDGDDMGRNLTEQDIQELFTEI